A stretch of the Corylus avellana chromosome ca6, CavTom2PMs-1.0 genome encodes the following:
- the LOC132185623 gene encoding uncharacterized protein LOC132185623, giving the protein MGSITEEQLIQKVIDYVELRPASPKGPKPVSPNDHPPCLITLLQEILGTATKSEVDVREKILMYVRDEEPTNLKKWLVMTLKMDGYEASLCKTSWVSNFGRSKCCSKVMEFTGHYEYVEVMVRDIENGEKATRLIVDMDFRSQFEVARASATFKELTNALPSVFVGTEERLKEIISLLCPAAKRSLRESRLHVPPWRKATYMKAKWLSKDCNKVSPSILQD; this is encoded by the exons atgggtAGCATTACAGAAGAACAACTGATTCAGAAGGTCATAGATTACGTTGAATTAAGGCCAGCGTCTCCAAAAGGACCAAAACCTGTGTCTCCCAATGATCATCCCCCATGTCTGATCACCTtgctgcag GAGATACTTGGAACGGCTACAAAGTCTGAGGTTGATGTCCGTGAGAAAATATTGATGTATGTGAGGGATGAGGAACCCACTAATCTGAAGAAATGGTTAGTGATGACACTGAAAATGGATGGTTATGAAGCTTCTCTCTGCAAAACATCATGGGTTTCTAATTTTGGTCGCTCCAAATGTTGCTCCAAag TTATGGAATTCACAGGTCATTATGAATATGTTGAAGTGATGGTGAGAGATATTGAAAATGGTGAGAAAGCAACAAGGCTGATTGTAGATATGGACTTCAGGTCCCAGTTTGAAGTGGCAAGGGCTTCAGCAACCTTCAAGGAGCTCACCAACGCCCTTCCCTCGGTCTTTGTTGGGACTGAAGAAAGGCTGAAGGAGATTATCTCTCTGCTTTGCCCGGCAGCAAAACGATCGCTGAGAGAGAGCCGCCTTCACGTTCCTCCCTGGAGAAAAGCCACCTACATGAAGGCCAAGTGGCTTTCCAAAGACTGCAACAAAGTCTCACCCTCAATCCTCCAAGATTAG
- the LOC132183580 gene encoding uncharacterized protein LOC132183580 yields MVRDFIESESASPISTSSSKALSHNDHHLPYLALQEILRNATETEAGVLEKILMHVRDMGIAGEKKWLVRRLKMDGYEASLCKTSSVCAFGRSKGLQFSGDYEYIDVMVRDSNNGDDQKPTRLIVDIDFRSHFELARPTATYKEITNTIPCVFVGTEEKLKNIISLLCSAAEQSLKDRGLHIPPWRKATYMQSKWLSQDCKKVPISPNTDLGAGE; encoded by the exons ATGGTCAGAGACTTCATTGAATCAGAGTCTGCCTCTCCCATCtcaacttcatcttcaaaagcTCTTTCTCACAATGATCATCACCTTCCATATCTCGCCttacag GAGATCCTTCGAAACGCCACAGAGACTGAGGCTGGGGTTCTTGAGAAAATCTTGATGCATGTTAGGGACATGGGAATTGCAGGGGAGAAGAAATGGCTAGTGAGAAGACTGAAAATGGATGGCTATGAAGCTTCTCTTTGTAAAACTTCTTCGGTCTGCGCTTTTGGTCGCTCCAAAg GCTTGCAATTCTCAGGTGATTATGAATACATCGATGTGATGGTGAGAGACAGCAACAATGGTGATGATCAGAAACCAACAAGGCTGATAGTAGACATTGATTTCCGGTCCCACTTTGAACTGGCAAGGCCTACAGCAACCTACAAGGAGATCACCAACACCATCCCTTGTGTCTTTGTGGGAACTGAAGAAAAGCTCAAGAACATAATCTCTCTGCTCTGCTCAGCTGCAGAGCAATCCCTGAAAGACAGGGGCCTCCACATTCCTCCCTGGAGAAAAGCCACCTACATGCAATCCAAGTGGCTTTCTCAGGACTGCAAAAAAGTCCCCATCTCACCCAACACGGATTTGGGTGCAGGTGAGTGA
- the LOC132184576 gene encoding protein LAZ1 homolog 1 has product MGWRGVFHSLFFFLTLVESSSRSGKMWSLNLDAESATFFSWPIFSASIFVAVALVLSMYLIFEHLAAYNQPEEQKFLIGLILMVPVYALESFLSLLNSGAAFNCEVIRDCYEAFALYCFERYLIACLGGEESTIEFMESQSLMDPSTPLLKDAYSYGVVEHPFPLNWILRDWYLGPEFYNAVKIGIVQYMILKMICALLAMILETFGVYGEGKFEWRYGYPYLAVVLNFSQTWALYCLVQFYTVIKDKLQPIKPLAKFLTFKSIVFLTWWQGVAVAFLFAMGAFKGSLAQELKTRIQDYIICIEMGIAAVVHLYVFPAVPYKRGERCVRNVSVMADYASLGSPPDPDEVRDCERSTRVRLARHDEREKRLNFPQSVRDVVLGSGEIIVDDMKYTVSHVVEPVERGIAKINKTFHKISENVKRYEEQRRSSRDDSYVIPMNSWTGEFSEVHDNLVEGSVSDSGLSNGKRQHPQPRASVSRSRTGR; this is encoded by the exons ATGGGATGGAGAGGGGTTTTCCATTCATTATTCTTTTTCCTTACTTTGGTTGAGTCCTCGAGCAGATCAGGGAAAATGTGGTCGCTTAACCTGGATGCTGAGTCAGCAACATTCTTCAGCTGGCCAATCTTCAGCGCAAGCATATTCGTAGCTGTTGCTCTTGTGCTCTCCATGTATCTTATCTTCGAGCACTTAGCTGCTTATAATCAGCCAGAG GAGCAGAAGTTTCTAATTGGTCTCATTCTTATGGTTCCTGTTTATGCTCTAGAATCG TTTTTGTCACTTTTGAATTCAGGTGCTGCATTCAACTGTGAAGTAATTCGTGACTGCTATGAGGCTTTTGCTTTGTATTGCTTCGAGAGATACCTGATAGCCTGCTTAG GTGGTGAGGAAAGTACAATCGAGTTTATGGAAAGTCAGAGCCTAATGGACCCCAGCACACCTCTTTTGAAAGATGCATACAGTTATGGAGTTGTAGAACAtccttttccattaaattggatCCTAAGAGATTGGTACCTTGGTCCTGAGTTCTATAATGCCGTGAAAATTGGCATAGTTCAATAT ATGATATTGAAGATGATCTGTGCATTGCTAGCAATGATTCTAGAAACTTTTGGGGTTTATGGGGAAGGGAAGTTTGAGTGGAGATATGG CTATCCATACTTGGCAGTTGTTCTTAATTTTAGTCAGACATGGGCTTTATATTGCCTTGTACAATTCTACACTGTTATTAAAGATAAATTACAACCGATTAAACCACTGGCAAAGTTTCTGACTTTCAAATCGATAGTATTCCTGACATGGTGGCAAGGTGTTGCTGTTGCATTTCTTTTCGCCATGGGAGCCTTTAAAGGATCTTTGGCTCAGGAGCTGAAAACACGTATACAAGACTACATCATCTGTATAGAG ATGGGTATTGCTGCCGTGGTGCACCTGTATGTCTTCCCAGCAGTACCTTACAAACGCGGAGAACGATGTGTTCGTAATGTATCTGTGATGGCTGACTATGCATCATTAGGATCTCCCCCTGATCCAGACGAGGTTCGTGACTGCGAAAGATCAACTAGAGTACGCCTGGCTCGGCATGATGAGAGAGAAAAGCGCTTGAATTTTCCTCAGAGTGTTCGTGACGTGGTCCTTGGAAGTGGCGAAATT ATTGTTGACGACATGAAGTATACAGTATCACATGTTGTAGAACCAGTGGAAAGGGGAATTGCAAAGATAAATAAAACCTTCCACAAGATATCTGAAAATGTGAAACGCTATGAGGAGCAGAGGAGGAGCAGCAGGGATGATAGTTATGTTATCCCCATGAATTCATGGACGGGGGAATTTTCAGAAGTTCACGATAATCTTGTTGAAGGTAGTGTTAGTGACAGTGGTTTGTCCAATGGGAAAAGACAGCATCCCCAACCCAGAGCCTCGGTATCTCGAAGTAGAACGGGCAGATAA